Proteins encoded in a region of the Candidatus Omnitrophota bacterium genome:
- a CDS encoding glutamine amidotransferase, with product FLPGSGVKAAVVLGGPMNVDEVDEYPYLGPLREWLAAALRADLPLLGVCLGAQLMASALGAAVRPGEMKEIGFHSIELSEEGKADPLLNSVAADGCLQSFQWHGDGFEIPQGAVRLAGSGLFPNQAFRYGRNSYALQFHLEVTEAMALEWLELYAGVDPAAIREQIPRIIPQLKPLAQRLFREWLARCQAPVPGTSA from the coding sequence TATTTCTGCCGGGTTCTGGGGTGAAGGCCGCCGTGGTTTTAGGCGGGCCGATGAATGTGGATGAAGTGGATGAGTATCCGTACTTGGGGCCGCTGCGGGAATGGTTGGCTGCTGCGCTCCGGGCAGATCTTCCTCTATTAGGCGTGTGCTTGGGCGCCCAGCTGATGGCCTCTGCGTTGGGGGCAGCGGTGCGTCCCGGGGAGATGAAGGAAATCGGTTTTCACTCCATCGAACTTAGTGAGGAGGGCAAAGCCGATCCGCTGCTGAATTCTGTGGCCGCGGATGGATGTCTCCAATCCTTCCAATGGCATGGCGACGGCTTTGAGATTCCGCAGGGGGCTGTGCGTTTAGCCGGCTCCGGGCTGTTTCCAAACCAGGCTTTCCGCTATGGCCGCAACAGTTATGCTCTTCAATTCCATTTGGAAGTGACCGAGGCCATGGCCTTGGAGTGGCTGGAGCTCTATGCCGGAGTCGACCCCGCAGCAATCCGCGAACAGATTCCGCGGATCATCCCACAACTCAAACCCTTGGCGCAGAGGCTGTTCCGCGAGTGGCTCGCGCGGTGCCAGGCACCGGTGCCTGGCACCAGTGCCTGA